The genomic interval GGCACAACCGACCCAGGGTTCGGGGGCTTCCGCCGTCGAAAAGGAGGCGGTTCACCGAGCGAAGGCATCATGGAGCTCGGTGAGGGCTCCCCGAGGCGGCAATCGACAGCAGGACGTTCCAGAAGCCGAAGAACGCAGGACCTAGCTCCAGCGCCAGCTCCACGGGCTCGCCGCCGCGGCGAATCAGCGTCAGGCGGCTCAGCGCCATCTTCCCACCAGGGCCCAGCGCCAACAGGCTGTTGGCGCGCTCCGCATCCAACTTCACGCCCTCGATGTCGCCCCAGGTCACTTCGAGGGTCTCGCTTTCACGCCGAAGGACCAGCCGCTCGCTCGTGAGCAATATCCACCGCGCTGAAGTTTGAACGCATGCGAGCGCTGGAAGCTCGTGCTCCGGGAGAGCCACCTGTCCCAGTAGTTGGGCCTGAACCATGGCTGGCAGTTCATCGAATGGACGGGTCCAGGCACCGTTGCCGCCCGTCCGCTGAAAGATTCGATGAATTCGCCGCACCTTCGACTCCGCGCTCAGCGTCTTCATGGGAACGGTCCACGCAAACAAGAAACGCAGGCAGGAACAACCCCGCCGAACGGACCGGACGCTCGGCGGTACACGTGGACCCGGTTCTCGCTCAGCCGCACAGGACGCAAGGACTACCACTCAAGATGAAACCATGACGAAGTCAGCGGCTCCTGTGTATGGCGCGCGGGTGGCGCCTCCTCGCAAGATAGGACGTCCCCCGTCCCGAGGTGTCCATCGTGCCTTTCCGCTGGAGCATCCGTCTGTTCATCGTGGCGCGCTGGGCAAGGGTGTCCGCACGCGCGCTCTTGATTGATGCGCTCCGACTGTTCGCGGCCTTGTGTCTGTTGTCTGGAATGACCGCCCACGCCGGGGCGACCCTCATCGGAAAGGTGACCCGCGCGGACTCTCCCTGGGACGCCTTCGTGGGAGTCACCGTCACCGTGGTGCGCTATCCCGACATCAAGCGAGAGGCCGTCACGGACGAGCACGGTGAATACCGCGTGGAGGACCTCTCACCGGGCAGATTCCTCGTCGCCCTCAGTCACGATGCGACCGCAACCAGCGACTCTCGAGACGTCCATCTTGAGGAGGGGCAGACACTCCGCCTGGATGTGCGCTTGGAGGAGGGGCCGTGGGAGTCGTACCTCCCGATTTGGGGATACAACCAAACCACTTCCCCCCATCACTTCAAGGTGAACCAGGACTTCTTCCCGGACCTCAAGCACCAGCCCCTCGCCAGGGACCAAGGCGACACCGTTCGCTCCGTCGACAGCGCCCTCCCACTCGCCACGGGAACCCGTGTGACGCACTCGGGCCTCTCTCTCCATGGCGCATCCGGGCTCGAGGCCCACTACCAGTTGGATGGCTTGTCCACCGTCGACCCCGCGTTCGGCACCAATGCCTTGCCCCTCCACTCCAGCTTCCTCGAAAGCATCGACCTTTCCTGGAGCGGTACCGACGCGATGTCCGGCGGTGTCACAGGAGCCCGTATCGCCGCGACCACCACGCCGACAGTCTTCCGGAGGTTCTCCGGCTCCGCCTTCATGTCCTGGTCACCCGGCTTCCTGGCGGGAGCGCGCGCGCCGCCTGGCACCGGCGGCACCTTTCCTCGCACGACGTCGCTGGGGAACCTCGGCGACCTCGGAGGGACCTTCGCGGGCCCCATCATCCCCAAGCGACTGGCCGTCTTTCTGGGGGCGGCCCCCATCCTGAGCCGCTCGCGTGTCAGCGCGGAGACCTCTCCCTTTCTGGACCAGCGCGGCGTCCAGGCCATCGCCAAGCTGACGCTCAAATCCCCATCCTATCCCGGCAGCGTGAATCTCTCCTTCATCACCACCCCCACCGAGTGAAGGTCAGCGCGCGCGGCGACCTCCGAACCGACACTCCCCACGTTCATCCACAGCACGACCACGAGGACGAGCCTCACGCTCGAGAGCGCCATCGGAGAGACTTCGTTCGAGGCCAGCGTGGGGTGGCTCCATCACGAAGGCGACCTCGAAGCCCTGCTCCATGGGCAGGGAGCGTTCCCGCCGACGGACGTCCCCCGGACCGGCGCGCCCTTCTCCACGAACCGCTATCAGGCGAGTGCAAGTGCCGAGCGCTGGTTGACCCTCTTGGGGAGCCATCATCTGAGGGCCGGCATCGATGCGGAGGCCCTGAGCTTTGCCCATGCGACGTCCCCGCTCGACACGGGCGCCTCCGTGCCGGGCCCCGAAGTCAGGACACGCGGCAGCGTCCTGGGTGCATACGTCCAGGACTCGTGGAGAGTGCCCCTCCGATATTCACCAGACCTCAACGTCGGCGTCCGCTACGACGCGCAACGCATCCTCCTCCCGGATCGTGGTCCCTCCTTGCGCGTGGGAGAGCAGGTCTCTCCGAGACTGGAGCTCACCTTCCCGACTCTCATTCCATGGTTCGACATGCGCTTCTTCGCGAGATACGGCTCCACGGTGTCCGTCCTCCCGCTGAGCCTGGCGGAGCGTGCCTCGGGGAGCCCCTCCGCGCTCGTCGCGCCCACCTCTCGTGACTTCCACCTCGGGTTTCGGTACCTGGCCGATATCCCTTCACACTTCGCCCTGACCTACCTGCATCGCAAGCTCGATGCTCCGGTGGAAGGGCTGTTGCGCACCCCCGTTGCGCGCGCGAGAGAGCGCAGATACGAAGCCCTCAGCCTGGTCTTTCAGCAGGAGGACACGGGCAACCACGGCCTCCGCTTCTACCTCAGCTATACCCGGTCAAGCCTGACCGAAAGGGGCACGGGCCGGGTGAGAACACCCGTCCTCCAGCACACGCTCGATGGCGGTTGGCTCCCCT from Myxococcus stipitatus carries:
- a CDS encoding carboxypeptidase-like regulatory domain-containing protein codes for the protein MSIVPFRWSIRLFIVARWARVSARALLIDALRLFAALCLLSGMTAHAGATLIGKVTRADSPWDAFVGVTVTVVRYPDIKREAVTDEHGEYRVEDLSPGRFLVALSHDATATSDSRDVHLEEGQTLRLDVRLEEGPWESYLPIWGYNQTTSPHHFKVNQDFFPDLKHQPLARDQGDTVRSVDSALPLATGTRVTHSGLSLHGASGLEAHYQLDGLSTVDPAFGTNALPLHSSFLESIDLSWSGTDAMSGGVTGARIAATTTPTVFRRFSGSAFMSWSPGFLAGARAPPGTGGTFPRTTSLGNLGDLGGTFAGPIIPKRLAVFLGAAPILSRSRVSAETSPFLDQRGVQAIAKLTLKSPSYPGSVNLSFITTPTE
- a CDS encoding TonB-dependent receptor yields the protein MHSTTTRTSLTLESAIGETSFEASVGWLHHEGDLEALLHGQGAFPPTDVPRTGAPFSTNRYQASASAERWLTLLGSHHLRAGIDAEALSFAHATSPLDTGASVPGPEVRTRGSVLGAYVQDSWRVPLRYSPDLNVGVRYDAQRILLPDRGPSLRVGEQVSPRLELTFPTLIPWFDMRFFARYGSTVSVLPLSLAERASGSPSALVAPTSRDFHLGFRYLADIPSHFALTYLHRKLDAPVEGLLRTPVARARERRYEALSLVFQQEDTGNHGLRFYLSYTRSSLTERGTGRVRTPVLQHTLDGGWLPFLDAAVSDRPDSIKLYVRRDLPFLDSWDPSLSLSYIGESGAWMEGAPSRLPWVHTIDASVAFLYRIEYTGRITLGLDVSNILNLQAVTRTDALGAPFEYQPPRQLRLQARYDF